The DNA sequence TTCTTTCCATATCATAACGAGACAACAAAGTATTACGCTATATTGCAAGCGTTATAATACTATAAGTGATTAATTATCAATCCATAGCTCATCAAACACTAATGtattatgaatattaaaaaaatcaaagtataaaGTAGGAGCTAGTGATATTTATCtcttacaattattttttgagttaAATATATTCACTATCAACTCGGTGACCATTCCATGTAGTACTAACTTTTACACTTAGAAGGGTAAAACGTCTTgtctaataatttaaaattaccccatgcacaaaaaaataaaatttaatactccttccgtctccgattaagagtcacactttgatcgggtacgagttttaaaaaatgtaaagaaaagttagttgaaaaagttagtagaatgttggacccatttttttatattgattttatataaaatgtgagttaattgagttagtggaatgtgagacctacttagagcatctccaataagaaaggtaaatggagaggtaaactaatataactaccatatttaccttttcttcATGAAAAAACATTCTCCAAGGGaagaggtatttgagaaggtattatacattttcccattttgaagaggtatctttacctctccattgatgaagaggtaaaatcatataaccaccatatttaccttcttttcacaaaaaatcattctccaaggggaaggtatttgagaaggtattacactttatgtttttttaatgcttttgtactattattttattttttttaaatgatatacctttatatatcttttatccttggagttgattgatttttagaaagttatattgcaatttttgagaaggtataaaCATGATATACCCTTTTCATTTACCTTCTTCCTTTGGAGTTGctcttattatttatagtaaaaataaaatgtgactcttaattggtgatggattgaaatagaaaagtgtgactcgtAATCGGGGATGGagtgagtaataataatttaaaattgcccaatacaaaaaaaaaaaaagaaagaaagaaagaaagaaagaattgATTACCcgatttatttaaattcatttatctcttattattattatgaatccGACAATTAGATAACTTTACAAACTCTGATGTTGATAAGGATGGACTATTTAACCTCACCCACACAACATCCAATCATCCCTCGCCATGTGGCAAAGAGAATCCTATGCGCCGCTTTAACGGCCGCCAACGAACTACCCTCACAAAACCGCAAACGGCAGATATATTCCATCATTCCTGGCCGTTGCCCTCTTCCTACCCGCGCAATCCAACGGCTGGGATTCCACCCCACCCATAACCAACACAAAATTGCCACGTTCCGGTAAAGTACCTGCAATCGCCGGTCACCAACCGCAACAACAAAATCTCTCCTCCGTTTCTGAGATTCCTCTTTCGCCCAATTTTCATCCTTCTCTTTCCCTTGTCGACCGTACAAATCCATTTTTCCTTTGTTAATTGGTTCAAATCTTCGTTTTTTTCCtatatttttccattctaTGTGTTTGATTATTATCTAAGTTGGAGGAATGCTCTGTATTAGAATCAAGGTTTTGAAttggaatttttgtttttcttataaagGGGATTGTGATCTATTAGTCTGAAGTTTGCTTTATTGAATTTTGCTTCCAATTTTTGGGGAGCATTTTGGATTCTGATCTAATGCTTAATTAGTTGAAGAATTGATGCATTTTAGCTTAGGAACTTGAAGGTGGGGTTTGAATTGATGAGTGTATTGTGAAAGGTTGATGTTCATTATTTAGTCGAAAAGAAGGGTTGATCTTGTTTAATGTCTTGGGAGGAATATGGCTGGTGATAGTGATAATTCTCCTCAATTTAGTGATCTAGGAGGTGATTGTAGTGAGGATAGTGGTGAGGTTTCTGTGGTGAAAGACGAGACTTTGGAGGAAAATGAGAATGATTCGAAGCAAATGCTGAATCGTAAACCACCACGCCATTCGATGAGCACTGCTGCGTTTGTTTCTCCTGCAAATGTGATGGTAAATACTCATTTGTGTGATCTGATGCAATAGCTACTTGATCATGTGCTTGTTTAAGTGAAAAGTGTGTGAATAATGATTGTGTGGTGAGTTATTATGAGTTGACAGATGCCTAATTTAGTCGATATTCCATACTTGGTTCGTGTACGTTGGTTTATGGTTGGTTATTGAAGTTCTGTATCATGTGTATATAACTGGGATTTGGAGAGGCATCTATGCTTACCTCAACATTGGCAAAAACGAGGGTGTGTGGTCGATGTTAAGAAGTATGGAATATTTTGATGAGTTTCATGTTAAAATCTTCACGAAAAATGTTGgctatttgtttaatttgtgaTGAGTGCTTACATATTCTATGTATCTTTATCTATCAGGATCTTAATCTTGGAGGGATTGGAACGAAATCACCTTCAGAGATAAAATCGAGCTTCCTACCAGTTCTTCGGTCTGGAAGCTGCGCTGAGAAAGGACCGAAGCCATCTATGGAGGATTTACATATCTGCATAGATAACTTGCCTCAGTATTTAGGCGAAGGGGAAGTTGCAGATATCCCTTCGCCTGGAGCTTTTTATGGGGTAAGTGGAAACTGAAATGAGAGCATATTTACTGACTTCAGATTGCAGTAAACACGTGGCGGTTTAGAACCTATTGTGTGACATAGACTAGACCGTATGCTTGCTTTAATATTGAGACAACGATTTGGCATTACATGGACATTTGTTATGGGAAATAACGTGTCGAGTTCATTTCATGTATTCATGTGTGTATCGACTATGGCTTGAACTACTATTTGTTTGTTTAGGACAGCCTTAATTAGTTTCCCACCTAATCCCAAGTATCCTTCTTTAGACTGTGGATCATTAGTATGATTATGTCGTCCTGTCCTGTCTCGTCTCGTCTTGTCTCATTCTCTTTGTTTTATATGATAACTGAGTTCTATATTTCATAGTAGGCATTTGGGATCTGGAATGATGTAGTTTCCCCCCTTAATTTTAACTATCCTTCTTTAGATCGTGATGTTTGAGTATCTTCGACAGGTGAAGTACTCTCACGGAGCATTAAGACTCTTTTAACCTCTGTTCTTTCAATCTATTCTCGGAGTTTTCTCTAATTATTGGTCACATTTTATGCGAAGCAGGTATTTGATGGCCATGGAGGTATAGACGCTGCATTCTTCGTCAGGGAGAAGCTTCTTAAATTCATCGTTGAAGATTCGTTCTTCCCTGTTTGTCTGGAAAAAGCTATCAAGAGCGCGTTCCTCAGAACAGACTATGCATTTTCTGATGACAGTTCCCTCGACATATCGTCTGGCACCACGGTGTTGACTGCATTCATATCCGGGAGGTAAGATAAGCTACCTAGTTCGTGTATGGTTGTGTATAAATCGACTGCAGAGTCATAAGGTTTTGTTCCATTTGCAGAAAACTGATAGTTGCAAATGCGGGAGATTGTCGAGCTGTGCTGGGCAAACGCGGTAGGGCCATTGAAATGTCGAAAGACCACAAGCCTAACTGCAAATCCGAAAAAATTAGAATCGAGAAGCTAGGCGGAGCTATATACGATGGCTACCTCAACGGCCAGCTATCCGTGTCGCGCGCTTTGGGAGACTGGCACATGAAAAGGCCGAAAGGGTCGGCCTCTCCATTGAGCGCAGAGCCGGAGCTGCAGGACATGCTGCTTGGGGAAGACGACGAGTTCTTGATCCTAGGGTGCGACGGTCTGTGGGAGGTGATGAGCAGCCAGTGTGCAGTCACGATAGCCCGGAAAGAGCTGATGCTGCACAACGATCCCGAGCAGTGCTCGAGGGAACTGGTCCGGGAAGCGCTGAAACGAGACACGTGCGATAACCTGACCGTCGTTGTTATATGCTTCTCACCCGACCCGCCTCCTCGGATTGAGATCGCCCCCTCCCGAGTGCGGCGGAGCATATCGGCAGAAGGGCTGAATCTTCTCAAGGGAGCTCTAGAAGGCAACTTGTGAGTGAAATGGAGTTTGGGTGATTGATTCATGGGGTTTTAGTTCCTTAGACAATTTCTGCCACTGAAGTGTTGTATTAATTGGATGAGTTTAGCCACTATTTTTTTAGCTGGTAAAAGATGATTTCTCCTGTTGTACCTTAGCTTAAAGCCACGTTTCCCTAGATCGACCAAATTTATCTTagtcatatatatttatttgttttatattttttaattgtttttaattacgtttacttattttattcactataGATTTAATAACATATCCTAAAAGAATCAAATCTAAATTCTACTTTTATCAAGActtgaaaaatataacaaaatggGAGATAAGaaagataatgataatatttttcttttcaaagtGTAAGTGTAAGTCCAAGTGAGTTAAATTTGATCTCATGAACTCTGAACAACACCAAAGTAAAACAAGGCATtctaaggccataggattttaattgctaactacaactaatttaaggtcataggattttagaaaacgtgtggttaACAATTTatcacgtgtaattttcgtttttattaataaaataaaaaaagataaaaaaaaaacttcaaattagggttttggatgaaaatgtcaatacagtgtttcgaaaatatcaacacaatgctttgagaatgtcaacacaatgctttaagaatgttaacccattgcttatattgacatttgacatgtattatattgacatattttatatagtatgtgtGACATTTCTcctttatgaaaaaaattcaaaaaattaaaaaaaagtttcaaattttgacttcggaacatatgcatgtaggatatcgttggaatcctatgaaattatctttaatttgatatatgttatatgaattttaagttttgggatttcttttaaaagttagttataactaaacatgtagttaattgacattaataccttttgatattttttggaattaatcctatagccttattgacgttttcgttgatcgtattgacatttagggattgatgatctaagcccttaatttgaatatctaatgaccattattttgttgtagttagcaattaagttatgagttagcaatataacactcccctttATTAACATACCCTAAAAGAATCAAATCTAAATTCTACTTTTATCAAGActtgaaaaatataacaaaatggGAGATAAGaaagataatgataatatttttcttttcaagtGCAGTGTAAGTGTAAGTGTAAGTGACAGTTAAATTTGATCTCATGAATTCTGAACACCACCAAAGTAAAACAAGGCATTTTGGAGGTGAGAAATTCACAACCTCTGAAGCCTCAGTTTTTCTACCAAAACGCCCGGTTTCGCAGAGCCACCTCACGCAGTTCCTAGAGTTCTTCGTTGCTGGTTTCATCTTCCACTGTTTCCCTATTGCCACTGATAATAGAGAGGCTGTCAGCTGAAAGTCCGAGCAAAAACATGTGTATAGTCGTGTATCatgaaaatatatgatttgGATATAAAGAATTACCTTGTCTGACTACAATATCTGCCGATGTCTTGGCATAGGACCCTGCTTACTTCTCCGGCGTTAACAGATCCTTTCTTTATCCTCTCTGAAAGCTGTTTCAGTAAATATGTATGTTATCAgtgaaaattttctttaagAAAGGCAGAGagaacacacacacataagTAGAAAGGGATGTTAGGATAAAGATTCACCTCATCTTCAGTTTCTTCCAGTAACctaagtaagaaaaagaaaaagaaaaagcagatattattaattaaacttgagCTGTATGTGATCCCAGACAACGGGAAAATATAAAGATCGTTCCTGAGATCCAAACTTTGAACAAGCACATGTCTTTACCTTCCACAGAAAGATGAAATGTCTTTTGAATATGCACGAGCTTCTTGTTTATCTATCATAGAAATATTGAAGAACAAGATATTTGTCAGAAAATTATGGGAACcttagtactactatactaaCAAGAAAACTGAAAGAGAGTTATGAATGCAATTTCAGCCTAGTGAATAATAAGAAACAGTGAAGGTTGAATCATGAATATCGAACATCAAGTTGGCGAAATTTCTTCAAAGTAAAGTGCAAGGCCATCACCACAGACCCACATCAAGTAAGTCTCTACTCCTCTCTCCTACTAATTCCTTTAATGCACAAAACTCCACTAAAAACCAGTCATGTCATGCTTTCATTTTTCTCCATTCTGATAAATCAAGTCAGACTACGTCAATCAAGTTCAATGAGTTTTGGTACCACATAAGTAGTTTGTGGCTGGAGATGACCATGACCAATGATTTGTGGATCTACAATTTAGAATAGATTAGCAGgctaaaattttatgttcttGTTCGACaaaacaactcgtattaaatgAGTTTTCTCTGATATCTAAATCAAAAGAACAaccatattttctttaatacGATTCAACTGATTCTTACCATCAATCACATGCATCTTTCTTATTCTTAGTTTTCTGCAAAGTGTCCAAAAATATTCCCTAAATCTAGTTTGACATCTACTGGCTATGTTGGAAGCGTCAATTAGGTTTGTTTCTAGACCAAGCATAGTAGTCTGATATGAAAGTTAACATTGTCACAGTTTCTCTAACAGCATTTGTATATCCATATGGATCTCCAAATGGGATTCCAGTTACCATGCATGCTTCAAATAAGCAGTCAATCTTTGGCAACGAGTGATAAAAGCAtaacataattaaagtaccatatttattttccaagttCCCAGGCTTTTAGTATATATTCCATGTGGCCTCTGTGCACAgtgaaagaaggaaaaaatgagAGGAAAGAGAAGGCTTCAGTGGATCACAAAAGATAATAACGCTTTCAGTATCGGATTCGTAGTAGGACGTAGGTCCTCGACTTAgcattaagaaaaatgattatCAGTTCAGTTATTAATCTTGGAGTTCAGAACAGCGTTGACTACGGATTATTCAAGCTAATCTGAGNNNNNNNNNNNNNNNNNNNNNNNNNNNNNNNNNNNNNNNNNNNNNNNNNNNNNNNNNNNNNNNNNNNNNNNNNNNNNNNNNNNNNNNNNNNNNNNNNNNNAATTATTGTAACCGTTAAGTAGTGTTTAGGaagattaaattatatagCACATAATGTGTAACTCCTTAATTTGTGTAACCATTCATACATTGCTGATggtaataaatataaatacgataattttttgattaaatgataatcaaatcaaacatatGAATGAAACTATATAGCGTGTAAtaatgttaaattta is a window from the Salvia hispanica cultivar TCC Black 2014 chromosome 1, UniMelb_Shisp_WGS_1.0, whole genome shotgun sequence genome containing:
- the LOC125201315 gene encoding probable protein phosphatase 2C 27; translated protein: MAGDSDNSPQFSDLGGDCSEDSGEVSVVKDETLEENENDSKQMLNRKPPRHSMSTAAFVSPANVMDLNLGGIGTKSPSEIKSSFLPVLRSGSCAEKGPKPSMEDLHICIDNLPQYLGEGEVADIPSPGAFYGVFDGHGGIDAAFFVREKLLKFIVEDSFFPVCLEKAIKSAFLRTDYAFSDDSSLDISSGTTVLTAFISGRKLIVANAGDCRAVLGKRGRAIEMSKDHKPNCKSEKIRIEKLGGAIYDGYLNGQLSVSRALGDWHMKRPKGSASPLSAEPELQDMLLGEDDEFLILGCDGLWEVMSSQCAVTIARKELMLHNDPEQCSRELVREALKRDTCDNLTVVVICFSPDPPPRIEIAPSRVRRSISAEGLNLLKGALEGNL